From Gopherus flavomarginatus isolate rGopFla2 chromosome 7, rGopFla2.mat.asm, whole genome shotgun sequence, the proteins below share one genomic window:
- the EBNA1BP2 gene encoding probable rRNA-processing protein EBP2: MSDYENQSLSESESEESVITDKELQAAFSRGALKPGLNVVLEGHKKALNNVDGLKQCLSEFKQHLAWVERLDVTSGQAPNVMNPTSYHTPDKATVDPEDDFQREMSFYRQAQAAVLKALPWLHHQKVPTRRPDDYFAEMAKSDQQMQKIRHKLKSKQAAMEKSEKAKQLRALRKYGKKVQTEVVQKRQKEKATVLNAIKKYQKGLSDKLDFLDGEQPPPHQRKMEGDGGQRIKKGPNSKRRYKNQKFGFGGRKKGSKWNTRESHNDVSSFRASVAHNKGPGKAGKKSFNKRPGRKMRQKMKSRT, encoded by the exons ATGTCAGACTATGAAAATCAGTCGTTGTCAGAGTCTGAGTCAGAAGAATCGGTCATCACTGACAAAGAG CTCCAGGCAGCATTTTCCAGGGGTGCCCTGAAGCCAGGGCTGAATGTCGTGCTTGAGGGGCACAAGAAGGCTCTTAACAATGTG GATGGCTTGAAGCAGTGTTTGTCCGAATTCAAGCAACacctagcctgggtggaaaggctGGATGTGACCTCGGGTCAGGCACCAAACGTCATGAATCCAACCTCATATCACACACCTGACAAAGCCACCGTCGATCCTGAAGATGACTTCCAGAGAGAGATGAGCTT TTACCGTCAGGCCCAAGCAGCAGTGCTGAAAGCCCTGCCTTGGCTACATCACCAAAAAGTCCCCACAAGGAGGCCAGATGATTACTTTGCAGAGATGGCCAAATCTGATCAACAGATGCAGAAG ATTCGACACAAGCTTAAGAGCAAACAGGCAGCAATGGAGAAGTCTGAAAAAGCAAAACAGCTTCGTGCACTGAGAAAATATGGCAAAAag GTACAAACAGAGGTTGTGCAGAAGAGGCAAAAGGAAAAAGCAACTGTGCTGAATGCAATCAAGAAATACCAGAAAG GTCTCTCTGATAAGctagatttcctggatggggaaCAGCCACCACCACATCAGAGGAAGATGGAAGGAGATGGTGGTCAACGAATAAAGAAAGG ACCAAATTCCAAGCGACGTTACAAGAATCAGAAGTTTGgttttggtgggaggaagaaaggctCAAAATGGAACACACGGGAGAGTCACAATGATGTATCCAGCTTCCGGGCTAGTGTGGCCCACAACAAGGGCCCTGGGAAAGCagggaaaaaaagtttcaat AAGAGACCAGGCAGGAAGATGAGGCAGAAAATGAAGAGTCGAACCTGA